In a single window of the Colius striatus isolate bColStr4 chromosome 21, bColStr4.1.hap1, whole genome shotgun sequence genome:
- the AURKAIP1 gene encoding small ribosomal subunit protein mS38, translated as MLLPQLTSQLLRASRIAGQLLPRSVSSFLCYHPTSARYSTQPSNNSGAQPQRWYSLDPELEEVLIPRKLSISPLESWLTVRYSLPKAEVPDVQEEVGHEPLQRYDCPSTDEGADVGEGEGTVTNKIQCKNVLKIRRRKMNRHKYKKLLKRRKFVRRRIKEGRKKKRQAKFEKDLERIWRRAGLKGPPAGWQTPKIFLKSSKR; from the exons ATGCTACTACCACAGCTGACTTCTCAGCTACTGAGGGCTTCACGAATTGCAG gcCAGCTTTTGCCAAGGTCAGTGTCTTCCTTCCTTTGCTATCATCCTACATCTGCACGCTATAGCACACAGCCCTCTAACAACAGTGGAGCCCAACCTCAGCGCTGGTATTCCCTGGATCCTGAGCTGGAAGAGGTGCTGATCCCCAGAAAACTTTCCATCAGCCCCTTAGAAAGTTGGCTGACGGTTCGTTACTCCCTTCCCAAAGCAGAGGTCCCTGATGTTCAGGAGGAGGTGGGCCATGAACCTCTCCAGCGATATGACTGTCCCTCGACTGATGAGGGAGCTGAtgtgggggagggagaagggacaGTTACCAACAAGATTCAGTGTAAGAACGTTTTGAAGATTCGTAGAAGGAAAATGAACCGGCACAAGTACAAAAAGCTGCTGAAGCGAAGGAAGTTTGTTCGGAGGAGGATCAAGGAAGGTCGCAAGAAGAAACGTCAG GCAAAATTTGAGAAGGATTTGGAGCGCATCTGGAGAAGAGCTGGCTTGAAAGGTCCTCCTGCAGGATGGCAGACACCCAAGATCTTTCTGAAAAGTTCAAAAAGATAG